The Spirochaetae bacterium HGW-Spirochaetae-1 genome has a segment encoding these proteins:
- a CDS encoding RNA polymerase subunit sigma — protein sequence MSDIDDIEIVDKVLAGDIEAFSVIIEKYQNMAFRYVFSQFNNYDEAMDITQDIFIMAMEALKTFRRESKFSTWFYSIMVNYCKNYRKKARRYMTVPINAVKDDEDYEIQIPDERADPENDIVMSDSLRIVKEEIHNLPDDYREVLILRDIEGLSYNEIAEILDIKLSNVKVRIHRGRELLKNRLYARGLV from the coding sequence ATGTCTGACATAGATGATATAGAGATAGTTGATAAGGTTCTTGCTGGTGACATCGAGGCTTTCTCGGTTATTATTGAGAAATATCAGAATATGGCATTCAGATATGTATTTTCTCAGTTTAATAACTATGACGAAGCCATGGATATCACACAGGATATCTTCATTATGGCAATGGAGGCCCTGAAGACTTTCAGAAGGGAGTCTAAATTTTCCACCTGGTTTTACAGTATCATGGTAAATTACTGTAAAAACTATCGCAAGAAAGCCAGGCGGTATATGACGGTTCCCATAAATGCCGTAAAAGACGATGAGGATTATGAGATCCAAATACCTGACGAGCGCGCTGATCCCGAAAACGACATTGTGATGAGCGATTCTCTCAGGATAGTGAAAGAGGAAATTCATAATCTGCCCGACGATTACCGGGAAGTTCTGATTCTGAGAGATATTGAGGGATTGTCATATAATGAGATCGCGGAGATATTGGATATAAAATTATCCAATGTCAAGGTACGGATTCACCGGGGTAGGGAGCTCTTGAAGAACAGATTATACGCCAGGGGGCTAGTATGA